The following are encoded in a window of Candidatus Methylomirabilis sp. genomic DNA:
- the nuoH gene encoding NADH-quinone oxidoreductase subunit NuoH, with the protein MTEFLLVSLVKTLVVLGLVLLTVAYLTWAERKIIGDLQVRWGPSRVGPFGVLQPIADGIKLFFKEDLVPAGADRLMFLLAPALSMVPALITFAVIPFGDSIHLFGRTVDLVITDINVGILYVFAVTSMGVYGIVLGGWASNSKYSLLGGLRSAAQMVSYEMSLGLSVVGVLMLSQSLSLVDIVNAQAGTWHGVIPRWNVFAQPLGFALFLVSANAELNRAPFDLPEAETELVAGFHTEYSSMKFAMFFMAEYANMITASAVATTLFLGGWRGPFLPPVVWFVLKVFAFLFLFIWLRATLPRFRYDQLMAFGWKVLLPLALGNVVVTAAFLVWE; encoded by the coding sequence CCCTGGTGGTCTTGGGGCTCGTCCTCCTGACGGTGGCCTACCTGACCTGGGCGGAGCGGAAGATCATCGGAGACCTGCAGGTCCGCTGGGGCCCGTCCCGGGTCGGCCCCTTCGGGGTGCTCCAGCCCATCGCCGACGGGATCAAGCTCTTCTTCAAGGAGGACCTGGTGCCGGCCGGCGCCGACCGGCTCATGTTCCTCCTGGCCCCCGCCCTCAGCATGGTCCCGGCCCTCATCACCTTCGCCGTCATCCCCTTCGGCGATTCCATCCACCTCTTCGGCCGGACGGTGGACCTGGTCATCACCGACATCAACGTCGGGATCCTGTATGTCTTCGCCGTCACCTCGATGGGGGTGTACGGGATCGTCCTGGGGGGCTGGGCCTCCAACAGCAAGTACTCCCTGCTGGGGGGCCTGCGCTCCGCCGCCCAGATGGTCTCGTACGAGATGTCCCTCGGGCTCTCCGTGGTCGGGGTCCTGATGCTGAGCCAGTCGCTGAGCCTCGTGGACATCGTGAACGCGCAGGCCGGGACCTGGCACGGGGTGATCCCGCGCTGGAACGTGTTCGCCCAGCCGCTCGGCTTCGCCCTGTTCCTGGTGAGCGCCAACGCCGAGCTGAACCGGGCGCCCTTCGACCTCCCCGAGGCCGAGACGGAGCTGGTGGCGGGGTTCCATACGGAGTACTCCTCCATGAAGTTCGCCATGTTCTTCATGGCCGAGTACGCCAACATGATCACCGCCTCCGCCGTCGCCACCACCCTCTTCCTCGGGGGCTGGCGGGGGCCCTTCCTCCCTCCGGTCGTCTGGTTCGTCCTGAAGGTGTTCGCCTTCCTCTTCCTCTTCATCTGGCTCCGGGCGACGCTGCCCCGGTTCCGCTACGACCAGCTCATGGCCTTCGGGTGGAAGGTCCTCCTCCCCCTGGCGCTGGGGAACGTGGTGGTGACGGCGGCGTTCCTCGTGTGGGAGTGA
- a CDS encoding NADH-quinone oxidoreductase subunit J has product MEWGIFLALTAVTGTSALAVIIHRNPIYSAVALVVTLLGLGGFYILLQAQLVAMVHIIVYAGAIVVLFLFVIMLLDVRREEGSPLRVGRVQLLLGTAAGAALLLLLAATMAAAPAGEGGPPPPLPRGNTQAVGQLLFTRYLLPFELTSLILLVAMVGALMLAKRKVE; this is encoded by the coding sequence GTGGAGTGGGGGATCTTCCTGGCGCTCACGGCGGTGACGGGGACCTCGGCGCTCGCGGTCATCATCCACCGGAATCCGATCTACAGCGCCGTCGCCCTGGTCGTCACCCTCCTGGGCCTGGGCGGATTCTACATTCTGCTGCAGGCGCAGCTGGTGGCCATGGTCCACATCATCGTCTACGCCGGGGCCATCGTGGTCCTCTTCCTCTTCGTCATCATGCTCCTGGATGTCCGGAGGGAGGAGGGCTCCCCCCTCCGGGTGGGGCGGGTGCAGCTCCTCCTGGGGACGGCGGCGGGGGCAGCGCTGCTGCTCCTGCTCGCGGCCACGATGGCGGCGGCCCCCGCCGGCGAGGGCGGGCCGCCGCCCCCCCTCCCCCGGGGGAACACCCAGGCGGTGGGCCAGCTCCTCTTCACCCGCTACCTGCTCCCCTTCGAGCTGACCTCCCTCATCCTGCTGGTGGCCATGGTGGGCGCGCTCATGCTGGCCAAGCGGAAGGTGGAGTAG
- the nuoK gene encoding NADH-quinone oxidoreductase subunit NuoK produces the protein MVPLNAYLLVGAFLFITGVVGVATRRNALVIFMSVELMLNAVNLTFVAFSRFLGSLDGQAFVFFVMTVAAAEVAVGLAIIIALFRNRETVNVDEVSLLRG, from the coding sequence GTGGTGCCGCTTAACGCCTACCTGCTGGTAGGGGCCTTCCTCTTCATCACCGGGGTGGTGGGCGTGGCGACCCGGCGCAACGCCCTGGTGATCTTCATGTCCGTCGAGCTCATGCTGAACGCCGTGAACCTGACCTTCGTGGCCTTCTCCCGGTTCCTGGGCTCGCTCGACGGCCAGGCCTTCGTCTTCTTCGTGATGACGGTGGCGGCGGCGGAGGTGGCGGTAGGGTTGGCGATCATCATCGCCCTCTTCCGGAACCGCGAGACCGTGAATGTGGACGAGGTGAGCCTCCTCAGGGGGTGA